The Pseudoliparis swirei isolate HS2019 ecotype Mariana Trench chromosome 1, NWPU_hadal_v1, whole genome shotgun sequence genome has a window encoding:
- the hax1 gene encoding HCLS1-associated protein X-1: MSVFDLFRGFFGVPGGRRDPFDAMTRDDNDEDGFSYDGIRADQQDPLDGAWRFGFSGRPDGMRMQEPPVFGQVLRDMEEIFSMLGRQEGQPESGHFDVPGIVPPPQGRAERGGGGSGENPLRDFMLKSPQYNPQGPRAGPPRRPRSDEHPSYEAPDFPSSPFHGWSSFSKFKDFGKRGPHTSSEEEHKEDRDLDSAVSSKGLDQILTPPAGPIPNQPRARSFFQSVTVTKVVKPDGSVEETRTVRDSHGKEETTVTRSGGSGSQEGPHHQMGPPISDGRNPFSDMQGDDSLFSNLFGMFR; the protein is encoded by the exons ATGAGCGTGTTTGATTTATTTCGCGGGTTCTTCGGAGTACCTGGAGGCCGACG GGACCCCTTTGATGCCATGACTCGTGATGATAATGACGAAGATGGATTCTCCTATGACGGCATCCGGGCGGACCAGCAGGACCCTTTAGACGGTGCCTGGAGGTTTGGTTTCAGCGGGCGCCCCGATGGGATGAGGATGCAGGAGCCGCCCGTGTTTGGCCAAGTCCTTCGGGACATGGAGGAGATATTCTCCATGCTGGGCCGCCAGGAGGGACAGCCGGAGTCTGGACACTTTG ATGTTCCCGGTATCGTGCCGCCGCCTCAGGGCAGAGcagagaggggtggagggggatcTGGGGAGAACCCCCTGAGAGATTTTATGCTCAAATCCCCTCAATACAACCCCCAAGGACCCCGAGCAGGCCCGCCCCGACGACCCAGAAGTGATGAGCACCCATCTTACGAGGCACCAGACTTTCCCAGCTCGCCATTCCATGGCTGGTCCTCTTTTTCAAAG TTTAAAGACTTCGGGAAAAGAGGCCCACACACATCTTCAGAGGAAGAGCACAAAGAAGACAGAG ATCTGGACTCTGCAGTGTCCTCGAAGGGCTTGGATCAGATTCTGACGCCACCTGCTGGTCCGATACCGAACCAACCCAGAGCCCGCTCCTTCTTCCAATCAGTGACAGTCACCAAGGTGGTGAAACCTGATGGG TCTGTAGAAGAGACGCGAACAGTTCGAGACAGCCACGGCAAAGAAGAGACCACGGTGACCCGGTCAGGAGGTTCTGGTAGCCAAGAGGGACCGCACCATCAAATGGGTCCTCCCATCTCAG ATGGTCGAAATCCATTTTCGGACATGCAGGGCGATGACTCCTTGTTCTCCAATTTATTTGGGATGTTTAGATAA
- the aqp10b gene encoding aquaporin-10b — protein MRGQTLISQADSAAPCGSDPPVDCVPAQKAHLRQGGAEEPFGMERLLRKCHIRNQLVRECMAECLGVYVLILFGCGSVAQVTTTEARKGQYLSINLGFALGVTFGVFVSRGVSGAHLNPAMSLSLCALGRHPWMKLPFYVFFQVLGAFLAAATVCLQYYDAIMAYSKGELTVTGVTATAGIFATYPADYLSVWGGVVDQVIGTAALLLCVLALADQRNSSVPDALQPVLVGAVVLVIGISMGSNSGYALNPARDFGPRLFTYIAGWGPDVFKAGGGWWWVPIVAPCVGALLGTLIYELMIEVHHPLRPSELQTSSQDATEGQTRLELEPDCEKDCEKDCGN, from the exons ATGAGAGGGCAAACTCTGATCAGTCAGGCGGACAGTGCAGCGCCGTGCGGGTCCGATCCACCTGTTGACTGCGTCCCGGCTCAGAAAGCTCACCTGCGGCAAGGCGGCGCGGAGGAACCCTTCGGGATGGAGAGGCTGCTGAGGAAATGTCACATCAGAAACCAGCTGGTCAGGGAGTGCATGGCCGAATGCCTCGGAGTCTATGTCCTGATT CTGTTCGGATGCGGCTCCGTTGCCCAGGTGACCACAACTGAAGCTAGGAAGGGGCAGTACCTGTCAATCAATCTGGGTTTTGCTCTGGGAGTAACATTTGGGGTCTTTGTGTCTCGTGGAGTCTCAG GGGCCCACCTGAACCCGGCGATGTCTCTGAGCTTGTGCGCGCTGGGCCGACATCCCTGGATGAAACTTCCTTTCTACGTCTTCTTCCAAGTGCTCGGAGCCTTTCTGGCTGCAGCCACCGTCTGCCTGCAGTACTACG ACGCCATCATGGCGTACAGCAAAGGCGAGCTGACGGTGACGGGTGTCACTGCCACAGCGGGCATATTCGCCACCTACCCAGCGGACTACCTCAGTGTGTGGGGAGGAGTCGTGGACCAG gtgATTGGCACAGCtgcactgctgctgtgtgtCCTGGCTCTGGCTGACCAGCGGAACAGCTCCGTCCCGGATGCTCTCCAGCCCGTCCTGGTGGGCGCAGTGGTTCTGGTTATTGGCATCTCGATGGGCTCCAACAGCGGCTACGCCCTCAACCCCGCCAGGGATTTTGGACCTCGACTGTTCACGTACATCGCTGGCTGGGGACCGGATGTTTTCAA GGCTGGAGGCGGCTGGTGGTGGGTGCCCATCGTGGCTCCCTGTGTTGGGGCGCTGCTGGGAACTCTGATCTACGAGCTGATGATTGAAGTCCACCATCCTCTCCGCCCATCTGAGTTGCAGACCTCATCTCAGGACGCCACCGAGGGCCAGACGAGGCTGGAGCTGGAGCCGGACTGTGAGAAGGACTGTGAGAAGGACTGTGGAAACTGA